A single genomic interval of Camelina sativa cultivar DH55 chromosome 11, Cs, whole genome shotgun sequence harbors:
- the LOC104728664 gene encoding uncharacterized protein LOC104728664, protein MQELELRMPLMDAFTLIPPYQKFLKDAVMERIKQVQGLVILNHECSAIIQRTAAPKKLSHPGSFTLPCSIGPLKFERCLCNLGASVSLMPLTVAKRLGFEKFKPTDVQLVLADRTTRLPSGVLEDLSVKVGSVDVPTDFVVLEMDVEPRDPLILGRPFLATAGAMIDVRNGKIDLKLGEDLTMQFDIRETMKSLQ, encoded by the coding sequence ATGCAAGAACTCGAACTCCGCATGCCTCTAATGGACGCTTTCACCCTAATACCTCCTTACCAGAAATTCCTGAAGGATGCAGTGATGGAGCGGATCAAGCAAGTACAAGGGTTAGTCATACTCAATCATGAGTGCAGTGCCATAATCCAGAGGACTGCAGCACCTAAGAAGCTAAGTCACCCAGGATCGTTTACCTTACCTTGCTCGATCGGACCATTGAAGTTCGAAAGATGCCTTTGCAATTTGGGGGCATCTGTTAGCCTGATGCCACTAACTGTAGCCAAACGTCTTGgattcgagaaattcaagccTACCGACGTTCAACTGGTTCTAGCAGATCGAACAACGAGGTTGCCAAGCGGAGTTTTGGAAGACTTGTCGGTCAAGGTAGGGTCAGTAGATGTACCAACCGACTTCGTGGTTTTGGAAATGGATGTGGAGCCAAGGGATCCGCTTATCTTAGGacgaccattcttagccactgcaGGGGCAATGATTGATGTAAGAAATGGGAAGATCGATCTGAAGCTCGGGGAAGACCTCACTATGCAGTTTGACATTCGGGAAACTATGAAAAGCCTACAATAG
- the LOC104728665 gene encoding uncharacterized protein LOC104728665: protein MDLHELDEIRLEAYDNSRTYKERTKAFHDKKIRHKDLKAGDKVLLFNSKLRLFPGKLKSRWSGPFEIKEVLPYGAVTLLGKDETKFTVNGQRVKKYMENESTEVGSSLRLVDPVPI, encoded by the coding sequence ATGGATCTCCACGAACTCGATGAGATACGGCTGGAGGCTTATGATAATTCAAGGACCTACAAGGAAAGAACCAAAgcttttcatgacaagaagatcCGGCACAAGGATTTGAAAGCTGGAGACAAAGTCCTTTTGTTCAACTCAAAGCTTCGGCTATTCCCTGGGAAGCTCAAGTCAAGATGGTCAGGACCCTTCGAAATTAAAGAGGTTCTGCCCTATGGAGCGGTGACTTTGCTAGGTAAGGATGAGACTAAATTTACTGTGAATGGGCAGAGAGTGAAGAAATACATGGAAAATGAGAGCACAGAGGTGGGATCATCTCTGCGTCTCGTCGATCCCGTGCCAATCTGA